In one window of Meleagris gallopavo isolate NT-WF06-2002-E0010 breed Aviagen turkey brand Nicholas breeding stock chromosome 4, Turkey_5.1, whole genome shotgun sequence DNA:
- the TMEM184C gene encoding transmembrane protein 184C, translating into RPLVVLLYIVGLLVVVPFCVWELQKLEVGIHTKAWFIAGIFLLMTIPISLWGILQHLVHYTQPELQKPIIRILWMVPIYSLDSWIALKYPNIAIYVDTCRECYEAYVIYNFMVFLSNYLTNRYPNLVLIIEAKDQQRHLPPLCCCPSWAMGEVLLFRCKLGVLQYTVVRPFTTIIALICELVGVYDEGNFSFDNAWTYLVILNNMSQLFAMYCLVLFYKVLREELNPIQPVGKFLCVKMVVFVSFWQAVLIALLVKVGVISEKHTWEWQSVEAVATGLQDFIICVEMFLAAIAHHYSFSYKPYVQEAEEGSCFDSFLAMWDISDIRADISEQVRNVGRTVLGQPRKMFFAEDHEQNEHTSLLSSSTQDPISDASSMPSSPMGHYQGFGHTVTPLTTPTTVPAVDGIYNTSATQDTAESPELMHNSSEKALDRS; encoded by the exons CGGCCGCTGGTAGTGCTGCTGTACATCGTGGGGCTGCTGGTGGTCGTACCTTTCTGCGTGTGGGAGCTGCAGAAGCTGGAG GTTGGAATCCATACCAAGGCATGGTTTATTGCTGGGATATTTCTACTGATGACCATACCCATCTCCCTCTGGGGAATACTACAACACTTAGTCCATTATACTCAACCTGAATTGCAGAAACCAATAATAAG GATTCTGTGGATGGTGCCGATTTACAGTTTAGACAGT TGGATAGCTTTGAAATACCCCAACATTGCAATATATGTGGATACATGTCGAGAATGCTATGAAGCTTATGTCATCTATAATTTTAtggtttttctttcaaattacCTAACCAACCGATATCCAAACCTCGTATTAATAATAGAAGCGAAAGATCAGCAGAGACACCTACCTCCCCTGTGCTGTTGTCCATCGTGGGCTATGGGAGA agttCTGTTATTTAGGTGTAAACTGGGTGTTTTGCAATACACTGTTGTCAGACCGTTTACTACTATTATTGCTTT AATTTGTGAACTAGTAGGCGTGTATGATGAAGGAAACTTCAGCTTTGACAATGCTTGGACTTACTTGGTTATACTTAACAACATGTCACAGCTA TTTGCTATGTATTGTTTAGTGCTGTTTTATAAAGTACTACGTGAAGAACTGAACCCTATCCAACCTGTTGGAAAGTTCCTTTGTGTGAAGATGgtagtttttgtttctttctg GCAAGCTGTGCTTATTGCATTGCTGGTGAAAGTTGGtgttatttctgagaaacaCACCTGGGAATGGCAGAGCGTGGAAGCCGTGGCTACAGGCCTACAG GATTTCATCATTTGTGTTGAAATGTTTCTAGCTGCTATTGCACATCACTACAGTTTTTCCTATAAACCTTATGTTCAAGAAGCTGAAGAAGGGTCATGCTTCGACTCCTTTCTTGCAATGTGGGATATTTCTGATATAAGGGCAGATATATCAGAACAAGTTCGAAATGTTG GAAGGACGGTTCTGGGCCAgccaagaaaaatgttttttgctgaGGATCATGAGCAAAACGAGCATACAAGTTTACTATCCTCCTCTACTCAAGACCCAATTTCTGATGCTTCTTCCATGCCATCATCACCTATGGGTCATTACCAGGGTTTTGGACACACTGTGACACCTCTCACGACACCAACAACAGTCCCTGCAGTTGATGGTATTTATAACACTTCTGCTACCCAAGACACTGCGGAATCGCCTGAACTAATGCACAATTCATCAGAGAAAGCTTTGGATAGAAGTTAG